AGTCGTAGCTGTAGCTGTAGTAGTTGGCAGTGTACTTGACACTATTGTTTTGGACGTAGTTGTTGGTGAAAGTGTATTGCTTCCCTGTGGCAGTCTTGAGAGTTCCAAGTTtaattttgcttcttttcttctaaagTCAAAACAGTATAGttgttatataatagaaaaatacaatctCATCTCAGTTatgtgaattttataaaatcagaataaagtttaatattacactgtttaaaaattgtattctgtGAAATACATAATACTGTAAGGTATACAATAAAATGGTTAATTAACGTTTAAGCCGTGCAAAAGCAGAGAATGCAAAAAGCTTACTTCGTACATTAAtgattgtaatataataaacagtaTATGGTACAACAAATACACAGAAATTTTGATGCAatcttatgaaaaattatacatatcgaAAGCATTAATATGATGTACGAAATATGCGCACCTGTGGGTTTCGCGTAGAGATGCAGAACGGGTCGTAGTATTCGTGTGAGTAGGAGTAGCTGCGTTGCAGCAATGGAGAGTAGGGCAAGAAAACGCCTTGATTCGAGCTCGTAATGCCAAGTACTGCTCATAAAACCTGCATAACATGCATCATGCCACGCACACAACTACTCTAATTTTCTATATGCATAAAGCTCAGAAGCTACTGTATTTAATTTCTGACatgaataatttgttaaatgcTTGCAAATTctgatatagaaaataataaacataaatataaatatgcagAATTATGATTatagtataaaaaatgtatgtatatgttaatgaaatttgaataatacaagaaattccaaaattataatatcacaAACAATATATGTTAAATTGATCTAACTTACTTTTCATCCGTTTCAAAGCTATGTGTTCTTGTCAATACGACATCAGATTCCGTATTAAGTTTGTTTGACATGGTCGGCGATTTAATAGTTTTATCCTTATCTTCAAGCcctatgtatacataaaatagaagatagtaatagtactttataacggtgtaaaacaatataaagtacttttataatattcataacttACTCGAAGACAAAGTTGCTTCTGTATTTTGTACCCTATTTCTGAAAGAGCCTGATCGCCGCCAAGATGGTATAACTCCTTCTTCATTATCAGTCTGTTGTTTTGGAGGCATTATTGGAGCCTGAAAGAatcaaattgtaaaaattgataaccaaaaaaatattgttcaatccgtatataaatattacctGATTAGGAACTTTATTAGCATCGATAGGAGGCGAAATATTACGCGGGGCTGTTTCTTCTCTATTTgctctatttttcttttctgtaaagttaaattaaaatgaatataacgtaaattaaattaattttacaatatctcTTTAAGAAGGAAGGACATCAATGGAATGTGCATCCATTTATTTCAATGgaatagtatttttaataatcaaattttaaagtattattttcattatgaaaAGGAACAAGAGAGATcttataatatgtacatgcaacagaatgtaattttaaGAGTATAAAAACAGTCTTACAGACAAAACTCACCATCATCTGTAAGACATGGAGAGTGGTTTGATTCGTTAGACTTATCAGATTGATTGGAGTAAGTGGAAGAATGTGAGTCTGAGCTAGTCTCAGATTCACCTTCACCATCACTCTCTTCCATATCTGTTTCACGTGTCGCTTCTGTCCATGCAGCATTGTTACAAGAAATACAAATTGCTGTTAAGGTAAGTAAAATAGACTTGCAAAACTGAATAGTGTGTAATATATTCTTCATAAGAAACTATTCCTACCTACATCAGCACTTCTCAatcatttgtaaataaatttaaataaatctctgaatttctcgaaaaagaatgtctaaaaatttaataaaattcttattttatcaaaacatCTGTATACACAAAATGATTGAGAAATACTAGGTTTATTTGCTTTAATTCACAGAGTGCTCTGGTAGTATTACTCTGCCacacatttttaaatgaaattgtaagtaacaaattacaaaacatctttttaaatacatcTTTTCTACACAATAATATCCATAGAATATCTAAGTTTAGAAAATCATCACCATTTAgtaacaaaatcaaataatttgccaaaatgtttaaatatagaCATGCAAATTAGCAAACCCAtataattaagtaatataaaaagaacaaaacatACCAACATCACTATTTGTTCCAGTACTAGAATCTTCTTTATCAGACTGAATTTCTAATTCGAcctttttaactttatttggTGTCTCTTCTTCAAATGTTTCTACCGATTCTTGCATAGTTAtagtattttcattatttgttGATAcactgtaatataataattaatgcaataaatgaattatttttttgtacatcattattaattgtttatagTACAAACCGTTTCTTTGGTATAGTTGGCTgtttcttattaataatttgtggATGGTCTTTCATTAATAACTGTtgttttgcttttaattcctcCAGGGCTGATAATATAGATGAATCAGCAATGTCAAATGCAGTTTGATCCTATCAATGTAATGTTATGAAAGAGACAATTttggttatttaaaatataaaacaattttaatatatcttacaGCATAATTCTTAATGTccatattacaaaaattttccaCTAGAAGTTCACAGGCTTCTAATTGTCCCCAATGTGCTGCAGCATGCAAAGGTGTCCAACCATCAAAATCTTGAGCATTAACGTCACACCTAGCTTGCAgtaatattctgaaatatcaATGATAAATTCAGtacataacaaataataactttatctaacatttttctttaaatatttttttctctaataGTTTATTCTAATAGACTCTTACTCCATGACATCAATATAGCCTTTAGCAGCAGCAACATGAAGGGCAGTGGCTCCTGATTTAGGATGGATTGAATCCTTGCCAGCTGCTCCTGATTGCCATGCTCTAGCATCATTTAACATtgatctttcttcttcgcttcTGGCTTGATCACAGTCTATACCTATAAACcacattacaaaatatataattttataatagtaCTTGAATGATtactatgtattttttatagaagataattataaatacaaaccAGCTTTACTTATATGTTGTTGCAGCATATCTTCCATTTCAACACTTTCAGCAATATCAAGAGCTAGTTGACCATCATAGTTAACTGCTGCTAAATTACATCCTTTCTCTATtaaatatctgtaaaattatattcttttatttagacagatttctgaaatttattactatattataataattattaacatgtttaaatcattaataaatcattagtattttcaatatcaaaGTAAAAGCAATACTAACTTAGCAATAGATATAAATCCACAAGATGCAGTTGCATGCAATGGTGTCCAGCCTTCATTATCTCCACAATTGATATCAGCTCCTTTTTCCACTAAAAATTCGACCATATCCAGATCATCATTGATACATGcctataattaaaatattgtgaCTCCTtttagttaaataaattataattatagaaatggtaaaatattttaaagtataatatttaaacactaAAGACAGGATATGTAAAAagttacattaataatattaataatacagcttctaataatatatttacaaatacttttaaagGTTAAACAGAAAAAgcaggaaaaaggaaagacaaaaatttattattaatttagccataagttttataatgtttaagtatttcatataaattgaaTTCTGTGTTACATCtaatagttataaataataaattgtccaattaaaatttaatgaaaattagagGATGATGTCATATGTAGATTAAAAAGGGCATTATGTATCATAACATTTTAAGACAGAGGACATAGAATACAGATGCTGCAGCCTCTGACTTCTAACAGAGAACTATAAATAGCATTTGATGCCTGATGTATTTTCACATTCTATTTTCGCAAATCCATGAAATGCCTAAACTTCCTCTTACTATCAGActtaaataatagtaataaatgtgatatatttcatctaaaataatttattatatatgtacgtatatatatgtactttttaAGGTTAAATCATGTTTGTTATAAGTATACATAAATGCTTTATGAATGATTCTGGCTGAGTTTAGTAATTACATAACTTTGATACAATTCATTCAGTGAAActtataaattgaatttaattcacCAATAATATGAACAATGATCAAAGAACTTCTaaatagttataataattctGTTATAATATAAGTACTATTtgtctaataaaaattttatttcttattgaCATTATATTTGAGTGACAGAACACTTCCTTActcagaaatataatattaatcattttttgaGTACAtgatatttatctatttaaatcATTAGAAAAAGGTTTGAATTTCatacatatctttattataattcgaaattttaagtttataataagattttaataaatcaactttttctctattttttatactgtgcatacataataaaaattcatatatatatatatataaaacattactttttttagaatatttatattaaacatttttatttattgtaggaatatgtttattttattttccacaaagttatttttaactttatcttaatttcaatatattttagcAATCTTGATAGTTTATAGTTACACcttgatatattattaacaactTATAAACTAATATGTTCAAGTTACttgattaacaaaataaattagatacgAATAGcacaatatttacattattaatcaatatttttaaaagaaacattccCAATTTGTGACATAAAACATATGctcgtttataaaatatctaagataaaattttagcATGCATTCTTCTTTgtggttttaaattttatttacatagaactaattttttatttggtatttGTGATACTAGATTAACTGTTAcgtatataaatgttataaattaaaaacgaagattaaatataacagaattaattttatatatatttatacattcattaaagataagataagatatttttcagtTGTATTTACTTTCTTAACTAACTTTTTacttaattaacttttatcaatgaaatatgtagataaatccaagcgtaataattttgttgatttttaaattcattttctatatacataaacaATAGTCGTATAAGGGTGGGGATGAACAGTTTTGTCGAGTGTTATCAGAGGGAGTAGTTGTATGGCTTGAATTGCAAGAGATAGCGGAAGCACATACTTTGCGGTAGAACTACATCTGCATTTTTATCCTATTATTAAATGTGACATTGTAggtatgaaagaaaatttgatcgattaCGCTTAAATTAGACAGCTGGAACATGTAGTAGCCATCTTGCATCAAGAATTAAGATTAAGGGGGGAAAACATGAGGAGAAAGCAAAACTGGGAGAACTCATTGTCAGTCGAGTTTGTTGTTGTGGACGTAATCGTATCAGAATGAAATCgtgccatataaacaaaagtGTAAAAGAGTAATCGAAGAATTTTACTTGATGTAATGCTGTGAGACCATCAACATTTCCGGTGTTGATATCCGCCCCCTTTTGGAGTAAACGTACGACCTCTTCCTTGTCGCCTGCCGCGCATGCTGCCAAGAACACACAATCCGctgagaatttaatttttcgtgCGACCTGACGTGGTTGAGTCGGTTCACGATTTGTTTCGGACTGTTCCCAGCGTTTGAGCTGTTCAGCCCTTTTAAATAGGGCTGAGCTCGAACGACTTTCGAGAGACATTGCCCGAAAACACGCACGGCTGCACTCAAGAATCTTATAACCACTTCGCACACagtcttttcttctctttctttctcttcttctcacTCTCTCCTTCTCTACTGCTTTTAGATCTCCACTTCGCCGAGGCCACTTCACTTCAGTTCACTTTGCGTGATTCGACACGCTGAAATGATCGTTTTCCACTTCTTACCTCCATATACGACTTAATCGCGGATCGCGTGTTTTTCtactaagaaaaatatacgttcAAATTCGTTCTGACGGACTACGAAGGGAGCGGTCGGTCGCCTTCACCAGACTCAGTTACAGGACGGCTAGATTCGCGTGCTCTTTGCTATTCTTGGCCGTCCCGTACCGTGCGAGCTGTGTCGAAACCAGCGAAACAACCTGTAGTGTAGCCAACATTTTACGCTCTCATGTTTCTAGCgcttcttttattcttctattacatgtaatttatcattaatattttcaataataatagtatactAAGAACAGCActgtaaaatgtatttctacatgtaaatagaaataatgaaactatatataattacaaaattgtaaataaaatattttcatatattttattggttGTTTAgtctttaatattaaaatctttcttaatagaacaaaacaagcaaaagaatatttaaatttataaatctatctataaataaataatcgtttaaataaatcatgcaaataaatagttttaaaatgGAAAGTAAACATTAATCAGGGACGTTGCTTTGATTTTGTGTCATAGGCATAGTTACTTTTCCTGTTTTGAAGTTGACATTtgcttttttatctttctagGGTCATGAAATCATTTAGATTTTCGTGAAAGTCATTCTTGGTTGAGGTTAATAATAGTTCTTGCTAAAAATTATAAGCGAAGCAGCTTAAAGTggtgttaaaataataatttgtgaaCAATGAATACCGAACAAATTCTTGAATACGACATTAAACaatgtttaaaattgataacaGTTGGTAAAGATATAGACGTTACTCAAGGATGGACCAgacttaaaaaattagaaagtgaGCCCATATATGAacagttaaataattatgagACTATTTTACGAGAGATACTCAACGATGAGATAAGAAATGTACAAGAAATTCCAAAGATTATGATTTggttttcaaaatatttaatggaaaaaCCATTCTCTATTCATCCAATATCAAATGATGTTGCAACAATGTTAAGGAATACAGATATCAGTGATATGTCTCATCTGACAATGATACTTCAAGTATTATTAGAGCACAATATCTATTTACCAGACTCTGTGAATCATTCGAAACTTTGTGAAGCAGTTGTTATTAGTTTATCTACTTTTGTAATGCCATGTGATCCaaaaaaaatttctgaatTCAATGACAATGCTACTAAAGTACAAAACTTCCTAAAAGTAGTAAGGTCAAAGTCtaagaatattgaaaatgataacttaattttcatatgtttgcaaacattatatagaataatatctgatacaaaacaaaaactaGATCCTGGGCCTGGTTTAGCTGCTGTATTACAAGTGGTAGAACCTTCTATTATACCACAAGCTGTTAATTGGATTCTTTCAGAATCTCAGTCTGATGCCCAACTAGCTCAAGCTTTAAAAGTTTTATGTAGTTGGCTTCCAAAATGGATAGGTGATCGACTTAGTATTTGGATTATGGAATTTATACTTGGCTTAGAAAAACGGCACAAATATTCAATACTTATTGAAGTCACAAAAGCAAAGCTTGATGTAATGTTTCGTGCTTTATCAGTACCTGTATTTCGTCAAAATGCTtccataattatattttatatattaaaaagacaAGGATCTCCATccttgtttcaaaatatagtaAGAAACACACAAAtggtaatatctttttttctaatgAAAGAAGATTCTGAATCAAGTAAAGAATGCATACAAAATTTGGTTGATATCATGAAAATACTTACATTAAGATTTTCAAATCAGCGTGTCTGTAATAATTTGGAAAGTAGTTTTCCAGTACAGCCACGAATGCATATTGTTAAAGAAGTATGGAATGAGCATGTTTGGGTAGATGAGATGGAAGAGATTGAACCAGTAATTGAATCACCAAAAACACATTTGGGGAAAGTCGGACTTTCTAATCTTGGAAATACATGTTATATGAATAGTGTATTACAAGCATTGTTAATGACTAAACAATTTTGTTACGAAGTATTAATGTATAAACCTATGAGCAAAACTGATGATCAAATTGTACTTAAAaagttgcaaaatttatttgctttaTTACTATATTCAAAGAGGATTTCCTTGGCACcaactgaaattttattggctTCACGTCCTGCTTATTTTCTACCAGGCCAACAACAAGATAGTTCAGAATTTCTCTGGTTAATATGCTGCTActaatttaatgtttattttttatattaaaataatattttataattattattttgatatattactagcaaattattccaattataatattataagcaaatttttcatattaaacaatatatttatgatgaaatatgtttaattaaaatactatgTGTTTTTTAACAGTCATCTTTTAGACCTTTTACATGAGCAAGAAAAGTCAACTACTATAAATGTTGAAGCTAATAATTCTAATCTTAAATACAAGGATGATAGAGagataaatgatatttcatcAATAAGCGAAGAAGGAGCTAGTATTAAGCGCTGGACAACTGAAGAAGATTTAAGTGGAAGCATTgtattagaaagaaaaacacaATCATTAGCAGATTTTACTCAAGgtaatcttttttaaaataacaatattattctaAGATTTAGtattaactttatatttttgttcttattGCAGGAGAAGATTTGGCACAAGTACAACAACTTAGTGATTCACATTCAGATTCCACAGATAGTGGAATACAATCTGTAGGTGGGGAAGATACAAATACACAAGTAGCTCTTGTACATAGAGTATTAggtggaaaatgtaaaatcacGTATCAGTGTGCTCAGTGTGATACTAGTTCTCATAATACAGATAAATTTCGTGATTTACAATTGTGCTTCCCAGAAGAGATTCAAGAGAATCAGGAAGTTTCTGTACAAGATCTCATCAACTATTATCTTACACCAGAGAAATTGACtggtgaaaataaatatcgttgcgATAAATGTATGAAGTTATGCGATGCACaaagaatcataaaaattttacatgcaccaacatatttaattttaatattaaaacattttcgtTATGATTTCGATACCAGATTAAGAACGAAATTACGCCATAAAGTGATGTATAACGAAACTATACAAATGCCAGTATCTACACCACTGTGCACATCTACAGAAAGTTATCAATTGTATGCCGCTGTTGTTCATTCGGGTTATAGTATGGACTATGGCCATTATTTTACTTATGCTCGCGATTCTAAACAAAATTGGTACAAATTTAATGATAGTTATGTTTCACAAACGAcgtttaatgattttaaagaTCTGAAACCACCAGACACAccgtatatattattttatgaaaaaagtgTGCCGTTTGAAGGACTTTGTGACGAAGATAAACctgaattatcgatattaagTAAACATTTACAAGAATTGGTGGCAAACGATACTACAGCTTATATCGAGGAATTGAGGCATCAAGCCGAAAAACCTCAACGCGGACGACATAATTCAATGTTATTTCGGAAGAACGAGAATTCCGATGATGAAAACCCTCCACCTAGTAACTGTCGGGGTGCAATTAATATGCCTGCGAGTCGTTTCCTTTATTAagttattttaacatttaaatattatattcttttataaaattaattgaatattccaggtaaatttgtaatacatTTTCCTTATGTTAGTAAGAAAAACAGAGTTCCTTTATAAGTACAGTGCTATTATACCAATTGCTGTAAACTCATTCAAGAACGGTATTGTATTGAGaaaatttctacatatttGTTTGCAGTAGCTCAAACTTTCTCAACAAACTTTCTGATATACGTTGTTGCTGTATATGTCTATATGTTTAGGACAAATTTGTATATGATTGTACATTTCgcaattgtttttaatatttaaataatatatcgaaaaaaattgtt
The DNA window shown above is from Bombus pyrosoma isolate SC7728 linkage group LG7, ASM1482585v1, whole genome shotgun sequence and carries:
- the LOC122569581 gene encoding protein phosphatase 1 regulatory subunit 12A isoform X6, which gives rise to MSLESRSSSALFKRAEQLKRWEQSETNREPTQPRQVARKIKFSADCVFLAACAAGDKEEVVRLLQKGADINTGNVDGLTALHQACINDDLDMVEFLVEKGADINCGDNEGWTPLHATASCGFISIAKYLIEKGCNLAAVNYDGQLALDIAESVEMEDMLQQHISKAGIDCDQARSEEERSMLNDARAWQSGAAGKDSIHPKSGATALHVAAAKGYIDVMEILLQARCDVNAQDFDGWTPLHAAAHWGQLEACELLVENFCNMDIKNYADQTAFDIADSSILSALEELKAKQQLLMKDHPQIINKKQPTIPKKRVSTNNENTITMQESVETFEEETPNKVKKVELEIQSDKEDSSTGTNSDVAICISCNNAAWTEATRETDMEESDGEGESETSSDSHSSTYSNQSDKSNESNHSPCLTDDEKKNRANREETAPRNISPPIDANKVPNQAPIMPPKQQTDNEEGVIPSWRRSGSFRNRVQNTEATLSSRLEDKDKTIKSPTMSNKLNTESDVVLTRTHSFETDEKFYEQYLALRARIKAFSCPTLHCCNAATPTHTNTTTRSASLRETHRRKEAKLNLELSRLPQGSNTLSPTTTSKTIVSSTLPTTTATATTATTITTTTSPIPTNQIRSVQPVEATATNNSVAVPGTPTTPGGSKLSPGNIFKNFFKSFVPPVRDEESETQRKAHAKRVRETRRSTQGVTLDEIKSAEQLVKKKQQNNEIPSTISSTQFQLEDANNRATTLSNTDTTTAYMRRPSAGTSVPRPSSAPVETIATSSAETTVTLPLRRSLKQPEDKEQDKENDSRNAQATQAVIQRRRRPKRRSTGVVHVDMDEIDPEKQDLTAGGDYDESKINHNESGNDRTGRSNRLGSISSLSSEAPSMSVRLKSTTSENGELDYKKLYEESQAENERLKEKLRRSDEQLKEARNLLDKAQSAQNKTVLSETEKRERRAMERKLSEMEEELKQLQKLKAENERLKAENRALTRVVSKLTNTTK
- the LOC122569581 gene encoding protein phosphatase 1 regulatory subunit 12A isoform X5; amino-acid sequence: MSLESRSSSALFKRAEQLKRWEQSETNREPTQPRQVARKIKFSADCVFLAACAAGDKEEVVRLLQKGADINTGNVDGLTALHQACINDDLDMVEFLVEKGADINCGDNEGWTPLHATASCGFISIAKYLIEKGCNLAAVNYDGQLALDIAESVEMEDMLQQHISKAGIDCDQARSEEERSMLNDARAWQSGAAGKDSIHPKSGATALHVAAAKGYIDVMEILLQARCDVNAQDFDGWTPLHAAAHWGQLEACELLVENFCNMDIKNYADQTAFDIADSSILSALEELKAKQQLLMKDHPQIINKKQPTIPKKRVSTNNENTITMQESVETFEEETPNKVKKVELEIQSDKEDSSTGTNSDVAICISCNNAAWTEATRETDMEESDGEGESETSSDSHSSTYSNQSDKSNESNHSPCLTDDEKKNRANREETAPRNISPPIDANKVPNQAPIMPPKQQTDNEEGVIPSWRRSGSFRNRVQNTEATLSSRLEDKDKTIKSPTMSNKLNTESDVVLTRTHSFETDEKRKEAKLNLELSRLPQGSNTLSPTTTSKTIVSSTLPTTTATATTATTITTTTSPIPTNQIRSVQPVEATATNNSVAVPGTPTTPGGSKLSPGNIFKNFFKSFVPPVRDEESETQRKAHAKRVRETRRSTQGVTLDEIKSAEQLVKKKQQNNEIPSTISSTQPATTTSNTASITATITTATPTTVISNKPSEELNLPERRPSWRLKVDNGSKFQLEDANNRATTLSNTDTTTAYMRRPSAGTSVPRPSSAPVETIATSSAETTVTLPLRRSLKQPEDKEQDKENDSRNAQATQAVIQRRRRPKRRSTGVVHVDMDEIDPEKQDLTAGGDYDESKINHNESGNDRTGRSNRLGSISSLSSEAPSMSVRLKSTTSENGELDYKKLYEESQAENERLKEKLRRSDEQLKEARNLLDKAQSAQNKTVLSETEKRERRAMERKLSEMEEELKQLQKLKAENERLKAENRALTRVVSKLTNTTK
- the LOC122569581 gene encoding protein phosphatase 1 regulatory subunit 12A isoform X2, giving the protein MSLESRSSSALFKRAEQLKRWEQSETNREPTQPRQVARKIKFSADCVFLAACAAGDKEEVVRLLQKGADINTGNVDGLTALHQACINDDLDMVEFLVEKGADINCGDNEGWTPLHATASCGFISIAKYLIEKGCNLAAVNYDGQLALDIAESVEMEDMLQQHISKAGIDCDQARSEEERSMLNDARAWQSGAAGKDSIHPKSGATALHVAAAKGYIDVMEILLQARCDVNAQDFDGWTPLHAAAHWGQLEACELLVENFCNMDIKNYADQTAFDIADSSILSALEELKAKQQLLMKDHPQIINKKQPTIPKKRVSTNNENTITMQESVETFEEETPNKVKKVELEIQSDKEDSSTGTNSDVAICISCNNAAWTEATRETDMEESDGEGESETSSDSHSSTYSNQSDKSNESNHSPCLTDDEKKNRANREETAPRNISPPIDANKVPNQAPIMPPKQQTDNEEGVIPSWRRSGSFRNRVQNTEATLSSRLEDKDKTIKSPTMSNKLNTESDVVLTRTHSFETDEKFYEQYLALRARIKAFSCPTLHCCNAATPTHTNTTTRSASLRETHRRKEAKLNLELSRLPQGSNTLSPTTTSKTIVSSTLPTTTATATTATTITTTTSPIPTNQIRSVQPVEATATNNSVAVPGTPTTPGGSKLSPGNIFKNFFKSFVPPVRDEESETQRKAHAKRVRETRRSTQGVTLDEIKSAEQLVKKKQQNNEIPSTISSTQPATTTSNTASITATITTATPTTVISNKPSEELNLPERRPSWRLKVDNGSKFQLEDANNRATTLSNTDTTTAYMRRPSAGTSVPRPSSAPVETIATSSAETTVTLPLRRSLKQPEDKEQDKENDSRNAQATQAVIQRRRRPKRRSTGVVHVDMDEIDPEKQDLTAGGDYDESKINHNESGNDRTGRSNRLGSISSLSSEAPSMSVRLKSTTSENGELDYKKLYEESQAENERLKEKLRRSDEQLKEARNLLDKAQSAQNKTVLSETEKRERRAMERKLSEMEEELKVMDQLKCENQRLKDENGALIRVISKLSK
- the LOC122569581 gene encoding protein phosphatase 1 regulatory subunit 12A isoform X8 — encoded protein: MSLESRSSSALFKRAEQLKRWEQSETNREPTQPRQVARKIKFSADCVFLAACAAGDKEEVVRLLQKGADINTGNVDGLTALHQACINDDLDMVEFLVEKGADINCGDNEGWTPLHATASCGFISIAKYLIEKGCNLAAVNYDGQLALDIAESVEMEDMLQQHISKAGIDCDQARSEEERSMLNDARAWQSGAAGKDSIHPKSGATALHVAAAKGYIDVMEILLQARCDVNAQDFDGWTPLHAAAHWGQLEACELLVENFCNMDIKNYADQTAFDIADSSILSALEELKAKQQLLMKDHPQIINKKQPTIPKKRVSTNNENTITMQESVETFEEETPNKVKKVELEIQSDKEDSSTGTNSDVEKKNRANREETAPRNISPPIDANKVPNQAPIMPPKQQTDNEEGVIPSWRRSGSFRNRVQNTEATLSSRLEDKDKTIKSPTMSNKLNTESDVVLTRTHSFETDEKFYEQYLALRARIKAFSCPTLHCCNAATPTHTNTTTRSASLRETHRRKEAKLNLELSRLPQGSNTLSPTTTSKTIVSSTLPTTTATATTATTITTTTSPIPTNQIRRSFVPPVRDEESETQRKAHAKRVRETRRSTQGVTLDEIKSAEQLVKKKQQNNEIPSTISSTQPATTTSNTASITATITTATPTTVISNKPSEELNLPERRPSWRLKVDNGSKFQLEDANNRATTLSNTDTTTAYMRRPSAGTSVPRPSSAPVETIATSSAETTVTLPLRRSLKQPEDKEQDKENDSRNAQATQAVIQRRRRPKRRSTGVVHVDMDEIDPEKQDLTAGGDYDESKINHNESGNDRTGRSNRLGSISSLSSEAPSMSVRLKSTTSENGELDYKKLYEESQAENERLKEKLRRSDEQLKEARNLLDKAQSAQNKTVLSETEKRERRAMERKLSEMEEELKQLQKLKAENERLKAENRALTRVVSKLTNTTK
- the LOC122569581 gene encoding protein phosphatase 1 regulatory subunit 12A isoform X9, whose amino-acid sequence is MSLESRSSSALFKRAEQLKRWEQSETNREPTQPRQVARKIKFSADCVFLAACAAGDKEEVVRLLQKGADINTGNVDGLTALHQACINDDLDMVEFLVEKGADINCGDNEGWTPLHATASCGFISIAKYLIEKGCNLAAVNYDGQLALDIAESVEMEDMLQQHISKAGIDCDQARSEEERSMLNDARAWQSGAAGKDSIHPKSGATALHVAAAKGYIDVMEILLQARCDVNAQDFDGWTPLHAAAHWGQLEACELLVENFCNMDIKNYADQTAFDIADSSILSALEELKAKQQLLMKDHPQIINKKQPTIPKKRVSTNNENTITMQESVETFEEETPNKVKKVELEIQSDKEDSSTGTNSDVAICISCNNAAWTEATRETDMEESDGEGESETSSDSHSSTYSNQSDKSNESNHSPCLTDDEKKNRANREETAPRNISPPIDANKVPNQAPIMPPKQQTDNEEGVIPSWRRSGSFRNRVQNTEATLSSRLEDKDKTIKSPTMSNKLNTESDVVLTRTHSFETDEKFYEQYLALRARIKAFSCPTLHCCNAATPTHTNTTTRSASLRETHRRKEAKLNLELSRLPQGSNTLSPTTTSKTIVSSTLPTTTATATTATTITTTTSPIPTNQIRRSFVPPVRDEESETQRKAHAKRVRETRRSTQGVTLDEIKSAEQLVKKKQQNNEIPSTISSTQPATTTSNTASITATITTATPTTVISNKPSEELNLPERRPSWRLKVDNGSKFQLEDANNRATTLSNTDTTTAYMRRPSAGTSVPRPSSAPVETIATSSAETTVTLPLRRSLKQPEDKEQDKENDSRNAQATQAVIQRRRRPKRRSTGVVHVDMDEIDPEKQDLTAGGDYDESKINHNESGNDRTGRSNRLGSISSLSSEAPSMSVRLKSTTSENGELDYKKLYEESQAENERLKEKLRRSDEQLKEARNLLDKAQSAQNKTVLSETEKRERRAMERKLSEMEEELKVMDQLKCENQRLKDENGALIRVISKLSK